One part of the Bdellovibrio sp. KM01 genome encodes these proteins:
- a CDS encoding DUF2252 family protein, producing the protein MKATLLIFALLMVSGVPAHSENYATVMGAEWHHESGLFNAFRANAPHYWNWLKQQSSAMLAIQGVVVGDPHIQNFGDVQLAGGGREFTLIDIDDGGGNAPFAGDLIRYAAGNQVSPFKIPLSQIFDAYISGLQGQMLEEPEVLQDSLAHTDADYFKRQTKYLNKMTEQNRFSSKAKLTPVDQAPASVQKLFQNSQAVFESAMNGYQILDTGYKTKFSGGSQGLPRFWYLIQRNQERYIIEFKFEAQAATSYYSNQGEPEQRFPYVAQVYRPTRAVYGPYKIVTTPGGQFLMRARFDAYLDFDPEEADDGHSIQDGEKMSLYIANRLGRWHGQQASAATLVNVLNFDEFKIFVNSYVNLMTKENN; encoded by the coding sequence ATGAAAGCAACACTTCTGATATTCGCACTCTTAATGGTCTCTGGAGTTCCAGCTCATTCGGAAAACTACGCAACAGTCATGGGAGCTGAGTGGCACCATGAATCAGGTCTATTTAATGCTTTCCGCGCGAACGCGCCTCATTACTGGAATTGGTTGAAACAGCAAAGTTCAGCAATGTTGGCAATTCAAGGTGTCGTGGTCGGAGATCCCCACATCCAAAATTTTGGTGACGTGCAACTGGCTGGCGGCGGCCGTGAATTTACTTTGATCGACATTGATGATGGTGGAGGCAACGCTCCGTTCGCTGGAGATTTGATTCGCTATGCAGCGGGAAACCAAGTCTCTCCGTTTAAAATTCCCCTGTCCCAAATCTTTGATGCTTACATCAGCGGACTGCAAGGACAGATGTTAGAAGAGCCGGAAGTACTACAAGACTCCCTCGCCCATACAGATGCGGACTATTTTAAACGTCAGACTAAATATCTGAATAAAATGACAGAGCAGAATCGATTTTCTTCCAAAGCGAAATTGACTCCTGTGGATCAAGCGCCCGCTTCGGTTCAAAAGTTATTTCAAAACTCCCAAGCAGTCTTTGAATCCGCGATGAATGGCTATCAAATTTTGGATACCGGTTATAAAACAAAGTTCAGCGGTGGAAGCCAGGGACTGCCACGTTTTTGGTATCTGATCCAAAGAAATCAAGAGCGCTACATTATCGAATTCAAATTTGAAGCTCAAGCGGCCACGTCTTATTATTCCAATCAGGGCGAACCTGAACAGCGTTTTCCTTATGTCGCACAAGTTTATCGCCCCACTCGTGCGGTCTATGGTCCCTATAAAATCGTGACGACTCCTGGTGGACAGTTCTTAATGCGCGCTCGCTTTGACGCTTACTTGGATTTCGATCCGGAGGAAGCCGACGATGGGCACAGCATTCAGGACGGTGAAAAAATGTCTTTGTACATCGCAAACCGCCTGGGACGCTGGCACGGACAGCAAGCCAGTGCCGCTACACTCGTAAATGTTTTAAATTTTGATGAATTCAAGATCTTCGTGAACAGCTACGTCAACCTTATGACGAAAGAGAATAACTAA
- a CDS encoding YihY/virulence factor BrkB family protein — translation MAAMVGKITTNFKNFWGVIKDTVQQMRDGELALVASSLSFSTILGMVPFLAVVTATFQSIGGFEALYPKVEFFLLMNLREAAGSDLTKYLRIFLKNINAGKVGTTGAVFLFITSLRLLHDMEVGIHRVWNQKNTRPFYKRLIYQWVLILLIPVFLAIYVGFNTLDQFQVVRKLLPTGFMNGMVLVGSLFLIYKLVPDLPVHWRSAFVSSLLGAAGMFGVHKGFSYLTLGVFNYNKIYGSFAAIPILTLWILSLWYVILGGVALCASLQKRHIT, via the coding sequence ATGGCAGCAATGGTCGGCAAGATTACAACGAATTTTAAAAACTTCTGGGGCGTCATCAAAGACACTGTCCAACAAATGCGGGATGGTGAACTGGCATTGGTGGCAAGCTCCCTTTCGTTTTCTACGATCCTGGGAATGGTGCCTTTTCTTGCAGTCGTGACGGCAACCTTTCAATCCATCGGTGGCTTTGAAGCTCTTTATCCCAAAGTTGAATTCTTTTTGCTAATGAACCTGCGTGAAGCGGCCGGCAGTGATTTAACAAAATATCTGCGCATCTTTCTAAAAAATATCAACGCCGGAAAAGTCGGAACAACGGGTGCGGTGTTTTTATTCATCACTTCTTTGCGCCTGTTGCACGATATGGAAGTCGGCATTCACCGCGTATGGAACCAGAAAAACACCCGTCCCTTTTACAAACGCCTGATCTATCAATGGGTCCTTATTCTTTTGATCCCCGTTTTCCTGGCGATCTATGTGGGCTTCAATACTTTGGATCAATTCCAAGTGGTTCGTAAGCTTTTGCCGACAGGATTCATGAATGGAATGGTCTTGGTGGGAAGCCTGTTCCTGATTTACAAATTAGTCCCCGACCTTCCTGTTCACTGGCGCTCGGCCTTTGTAAGCTCCCTGTTGGGGGCTGCTGGGATGTTCGGAGTGCACAAAGGCTTCTCCTATCTGACATTAGGAGTTTTCAACTACAATAAAATTTATGGCTCCTTTGCTGCAATCCCCATCCTGACCCTGTGGATCCTTTCACTGTGGTACGTGATCTTAGGCGGCGTCGCCCTTTGCGCGAGCCTGCAAAAACGCCACATCACCTAG
- a CDS encoding phosphatidate cytidylyltransferase — protein MDFQLPITLNIPAAWESHIYRQTVMIVLSIIFGSGAIVFFFRNKNYYFVQSWASIKSWLVAAPIMFIVMGLPTPWPLICLTCLAILGAKIFFQIMGMFQRSNFVLICYAGIIGLAACIYFDREDIYNVMPMIVLGVACLVPLIRNSYKRMIQYMSLTLLAFIFLGWSFMHLGLIMKFPNGIYQLMYLIILTEFCDNTNLAVGRYIGGWRLFPSINPRRTVGSTAVSILLTLFLAGSMRFLLPDGSDKYWLASGLIASLGGFLGDLVMTVVRRDAGMKTVGPFIIGRGDFLHRVDRLIFVAPIYYYVMTVLL, from the coding sequence ATGGATTTTCAACTTCCCATCACATTGAATATTCCGGCTGCATGGGAGTCGCACATATACCGTCAGACCGTGATGATCGTTCTTTCGATCATCTTCGGCTCCGGCGCTATTGTCTTTTTCTTTCGTAACAAGAACTATTACTTTGTGCAATCCTGGGCCAGCATCAAAAGCTGGCTTGTGGCGGCTCCCATCATGTTCATCGTTATGGGGTTGCCAACACCGTGGCCATTGATTTGCTTAACGTGCTTAGCAATCCTGGGTGCAAAGATCTTTTTCCAAATCATGGGTATGTTCCAGCGAAGCAATTTCGTTTTGATTTGCTATGCGGGCATCATCGGTTTGGCGGCTTGTATTTATTTTGATCGCGAAGATATCTATAATGTGATGCCCATGATTGTGTTGGGTGTCGCATGTTTGGTGCCGCTGATCCGTAACTCTTACAAGCGCATGATCCAGTACATGTCTTTGACGTTATTGGCGTTCATCTTTTTGGGATGGTCATTCATGCACTTGGGTTTGATCATGAAGTTCCCGAACGGAATTTACCAATTGATGTATTTGATCATTTTGACAGAGTTCTGTGACAACACGAACTTGGCCGTCGGACGTTACATCGGTGGCTGGAGACTTTTCCCATCTATCAATCCCCGCCGTACCGTGGGCAGTACTGCTGTCTCCATCCTCCTGACGCTGTTCCTGGCAGGCAGCATGCGCTTTTTGCTTCCGGATGGTTCTGATAAGTACTGGCTGGCTTCGGGCTTGATCGCTTCTTTGGGCGGTTTCCTGGGTGACCTGGTCATGACTGTGGTTCGCCGCGATGCTGGTATGAAAACCGTGGGTCCTTTTATCATCGGCCGAGGTGATTTCCTTCACCGTGTGGATCGTTTGATTTTTGTCGCTCCGATTTATTACTACGTGATGACGGTTTTATTATGA
- a CDS encoding alkaline phosphatase D family protein — translation MKFIKANLPRRKFLQYLAALAPAAWVAKAQAQALTANESGDVAEAALDLERQLAAGRRIPMLQTWADETSALVVVMGPKSLTFDSQNNTGLSVQLLRADDLGSQFTLYRLQVTGLSPTAYSQIGVYNQSRLVDVRSLKGLDMNQASPNLAVASCANFRKTEGQEYIYPRFHEAKTDAIFFIGDIVYSNSRVGSVFKTPEEPSSALARYVETWRTVDLYQMEPLVPTLAMWDDHDYGQNNGDATNPYRDQMKAIFRSFYPMPETHERLSYGPGVAFRLRAFGIDFHFLDDRSFLVNQVTQWGEQQEDWFFKDYLASSNPAWIMNGVQFVQYAPVGESVQRGGLPSLQRLRNVIKANMKPVVFVTGDVHYSQIQYLSKDFFGLNTYELTSSAIHSSSVGEWLRRSQEVGQLFYYGESNFFIVKPQVAAKAMELDVSCATATGIYPTVSAPLRIET, via the coding sequence ATGAAATTCATCAAAGCAAATCTTCCTCGTCGTAAGTTTCTTCAATACTTGGCAGCCTTGGCTCCCGCTGCGTGGGTTGCCAAAGCCCAAGCCCAAGCCCTGACTGCCAATGAGTCTGGAGACGTGGCGGAGGCGGCGCTTGATCTTGAACGGCAGCTAGCTGCCGGCAGAAGAATACCAATGTTGCAGACATGGGCTGACGAAACGAGCGCCTTGGTTGTTGTGATGGGACCGAAGAGTCTTACTTTTGATTCACAAAACAACACGGGCCTCTCGGTGCAACTTTTGCGCGCTGATGATCTGGGCAGTCAGTTCACTTTGTATCGCCTGCAGGTCACGGGTCTTTCGCCAACGGCTTACAGTCAGATTGGCGTTTACAATCAAAGCCGTTTGGTGGACGTGCGTTCGTTGAAAGGCCTTGATATGAATCAAGCCTCTCCGAATCTGGCTGTCGCTTCCTGCGCGAACTTCCGTAAAACCGAAGGACAGGAATACATCTATCCTCGTTTTCACGAAGCGAAAACCGATGCGATTTTCTTTATCGGTGACATCGTTTACAGCAACTCGCGCGTGGGTTCTGTATTCAAAACTCCCGAGGAACCCAGTTCCGCTCTGGCTCGCTATGTGGAAACGTGGAGAACCGTGGATCTTTATCAGATGGAACCTTTGGTTCCAACTTTGGCTATGTGGGATGATCACGATTATGGGCAGAATAACGGTGATGCGACCAATCCTTATCGCGATCAGATGAAAGCGATCTTTAGGTCTTTTTATCCAATGCCAGAGACTCATGAACGTCTTAGCTATGGGCCGGGTGTTGCATTTCGCTTAAGAGCTTTCGGAATTGATTTCCACTTTCTGGATGATCGCAGCTTCCTGGTAAATCAAGTCACTCAGTGGGGCGAGCAACAGGAAGACTGGTTCTTTAAAGACTATCTCGCAAGTTCAAATCCCGCGTGGATCATGAACGGCGTTCAGTTCGTGCAATATGCTCCTGTTGGCGAAAGTGTTCAAAGGGGAGGACTTCCATCTTTGCAACGCCTTAGAAACGTCATCAAAGCAAACATGAAGCCAGTCGTTTTTGTGACGGGCGATGTTCATTACTCCCAGATTCAATATCTTTCCAAAGATTTTTTCGGATTGAACACGTACGAACTGACTTCGAGCGCGATTCACAGTTCATCTGTCGGTGAATGGTTGCGTCGATCTCAAGAAGTCGGGCAGTTGTTTTATTATGGTGAATCGAACTTTTTTATCGTGAAGCCACAGGTCGCAGCAAAAGCGATGGAGTTGGATGTGTCGTGCGCGACGGCGACCGGAATCTATCCAACTGTTTCCGCTCCGTTAAGAATCGAAACTTAA
- a CDS encoding alkene reductase, translating into MSRPLFEPIQLGRIKLQNRLAMAPMTRSRAIGNLANDMIAKYYADRATAGLIISEGISPSPNGLGYARIPGLFNQEQAASWKKVTDAVHAKGGHIFAQLMHTGRASHPDNLPPGAKIVAPSAIALSGKIWTDTKQEQPYTTPNEMTTEEVKATIQEYVKSAELAIQAGFDGVELHGANGYLIEQFLNPKSNKRTDMYGGSDENRMRFVLEIAKGTVEKIGGDRLGIRVSPYGVFNDTGPFEGIEKFYSTLAQKLSDLGLVYIHVVDHSAMGAPPVNPEIKKLLQQNFKGLYITSGGYDEKRAEQDLLDKKGDLVAIGRPFISNPDLVAKLKEGKPLTPYDHTTFYTPGEKGYNDYK; encoded by the coding sequence ATGAGCCGTCCTCTTTTTGAACCCATTCAACTGGGCCGTATTAAATTACAAAATCGTCTGGCGATGGCACCAATGACTCGCTCTCGTGCGATTGGAAATCTTGCGAACGATATGATCGCTAAATATTATGCCGACCGCGCTACAGCTGGGTTGATTATTTCTGAAGGTATTTCTCCGTCACCAAATGGTTTGGGCTATGCCCGTATCCCGGGACTGTTCAATCAAGAACAAGCTGCCAGCTGGAAAAAAGTCACAGATGCTGTTCACGCCAAAGGTGGACATATCTTTGCACAACTAATGCACACGGGCCGGGCCTCTCATCCTGATAATTTGCCTCCAGGAGCCAAAATAGTGGCCCCATCAGCGATTGCCCTGTCTGGAAAAATTTGGACTGATACCAAGCAAGAGCAGCCATACACCACTCCGAATGAAATGACGACGGAGGAAGTAAAAGCCACGATTCAAGAGTACGTTAAAAGTGCGGAGCTTGCGATTCAAGCAGGTTTTGACGGCGTGGAACTTCACGGTGCGAATGGCTACTTGATTGAGCAATTCTTAAATCCTAAATCCAACAAGCGCACAGATATGTATGGTGGTTCCGATGAAAATCGCATGCGTTTTGTTTTGGAAATCGCCAAAGGTACAGTGGAAAAAATCGGCGGTGACCGTTTAGGCATTCGCGTTTCTCCCTACGGCGTTTTCAATGATACAGGTCCTTTTGAAGGTATCGAGAAATTCTATTCTACACTTGCCCAAAAACTGTCCGACTTAGGATTGGTTTATATTCACGTTGTTGATCACAGTGCGATGGGTGCTCCTCCCGTAAATCCCGAAATCAAAAAACTGCTTCAGCAAAATTTCAAAGGCCTTTACATTACATCCGGCGGCTATGACGAAAAAAGAGCTGAGCAAGATCTGTTGGATAAAAAAGGTGACCTGGTCGCCATCGGGCGTCCGTTTATCTCTAATCCCGATCTTGTTGCGAAATTGAAAGAGGGAAAACCTCTGACTCCCTATGATCACACGACCTTCTACACTCCCGGCGAAAAAGGTTACAACGACTACAAATAA
- a CDS encoding MBL fold metallo-hydrolase, with protein sequence MTVQQNKFEVEKAHLKIGPYEVCPVPTGIFGLDGGAMFGTVPKVLWEKTNPTDDKNRIQMEARGLLLKSPGCNVLIDTGNGADFVAKYGDKLGNKFAEMYGMDQSGPTLMKSLKAHGLNPEDIHHVIITHFHFDHAGGGVTEKDGKLVPTFPKATYWAQKGNLEVASHPNLREKASYYAANFQPLIDAGVLKLLDGPTQNFIPGISCIISNGHTQSQQIIQVTDGQIGLMYCADMVPTSTHVKIPWLMGYDLQPLVLMEEKNQYLGEAADKKWYLFFEHDPYCDAALIERNGHDFAVQKRFWL encoded by the coding sequence ATGACAGTTCAGCAGAATAAATTTGAAGTTGAAAAAGCACATTTGAAAATCGGCCCCTATGAAGTGTGCCCGGTGCCCACGGGTATCTTTGGCTTGGACGGTGGAGCGATGTTTGGAACAGTTCCCAAAGTTTTGTGGGAAAAAACCAATCCCACTGACGACAAGAACCGCATTCAAATGGAAGCTCGCGGTTTGCTTTTAAAATCCCCTGGCTGCAACGTTCTGATCGACACTGGCAATGGAGCCGACTTCGTTGCCAAGTACGGTGATAAGCTGGGCAACAAGTTTGCGGAAATGTATGGCATGGACCAAAGCGGTCCCACCCTGATGAAGTCCCTTAAGGCCCATGGTTTAAATCCTGAAGACATCCATCATGTGATTATCACGCACTTCCACTTTGACCATGCCGGTGGTGGAGTGACGGAAAAAGATGGCAAGCTTGTTCCTACGTTTCCCAAAGCCACTTATTGGGCGCAAAAAGGAAACCTGGAAGTTGCCAGCCACCCGAACCTGCGTGAAAAAGCCAGCTACTATGCTGCGAATTTTCAACCGCTAATCGATGCGGGTGTCTTAAAACTTTTGGATGGTCCAACTCAGAATTTCATTCCTGGAATCTCCTGTATTATTTCAAATGGTCATACTCAGTCCCAACAAATTATCCAGGTTACGGATGGCCAAATCGGCCTGATGTATTGCGCTGATATGGTACCCACGAGCACTCACGTGAAAATTCCGTGGTTGATGGGTTATGATTTGCAGCCCCTGGTTTTGATGGAAGAAAAAAACCAATATCTGGGCGAAGCCGCGGATAAAAAGTGGTATCTCTTTTTTGAGCATGATCCCTACTGTGACGCTGCTTTGATCGAACGAAATGGACATGATTTTGCGGTCCAAAAACGATTCTGGTTGTAA
- a CDS encoding lysophospholipid acyltransferase family protein — MKDWDYENEQWTKLPTYLKHLPLFTRHIDLFSVCMRFLWSLILKNIIFKFYIRLKVTGVPFKTVYEKHPKLIIISNHASHLDAVSIAASIPRRYWLSVYIAAAKDYFFSNPLFMFFSQHCLGAIPIDRKDRKGEAVNLILKLLTELPRMWLIIFPEGTRSQTGKVQEFKRGVSIFSEKTQTPILFTYLEGNADLWPKGQFFAKPGRLVLHVGPVHPPGPIQEVYAAYKSWVMSFLPEAFPTETPASPPEIKETSDDSSAE, encoded by the coding sequence ATGAAGGATTGGGACTACGAAAACGAGCAGTGGACGAAGCTGCCGACTTATTTAAAACATTTGCCGCTTTTTACCCGCCACATTGATTTGTTCAGCGTGTGTATGCGTTTTTTGTGGTCCTTGATTCTTAAGAACATCATCTTTAAGTTTTACATCCGCCTGAAAGTCACAGGCGTGCCATTTAAAACTGTTTATGAAAAACATCCCAAGCTTATCATCATCAGCAATCACGCAAGTCACTTGGATGCGGTTTCTATCGCTGCCTCCATCCCACGCCGTTACTGGTTGAGTGTTTATATCGCAGCAGCGAAGGATTATTTTTTCTCAAATCCCCTGTTCATGTTTTTCTCTCAGCACTGCCTGGGAGCTATTCCTATCGATCGTAAAGATCGCAAGGGTGAAGCCGTCAATTTGATCCTGAAACTTTTGACGGAACTTCCACGCATGTGGCTGATCATTTTCCCAGAGGGCACTCGCTCGCAAACGGGGAAAGTTCAGGAATTTAAACGTGGTGTTTCTATTTTTTCTGAAAAAACTCAGACACCGATTTTGTTCACATACCTTGAAGGAAACGCGGATCTATGGCCAAAAGGTCAGTTCTTTGCAAAGCCCGGTCGCTTGGTTTTGCACGTTGGTCCCGTTCATCCTCCCGGCCCGATTCAAGAGGTGTATGCTGCTTATAAGAGCTGGGTGATGAGCTTCCTGCCAGAAGCCTTCCCTACCGAAACACCAGCCAGCCCCCCTGAGATCAAGGAGACTTCCGATGACAGTTCAGCAGAATAA
- a CDS encoding sigma-54 dependent transcriptional regulator, translated as MAKTRVFSLLIVDDDPLIHQSLKMSLPSYWKVFSAQKLEAVQFERFYHAAFVDMHLEPNKPAVGPHVIEKLMKHNPQLEVVAMSGDLSRELMESCLKAGAQRFLAKPLMPEEIAMVLEKIEALWDLRTVDPHSDRNSTRWVGQSKESQMIKKRLADLRGESKPVLIEGETGCGKEVVAKLLHEQEGERPFIAVNIASIPDNLFESEMFGHVKGAFTGADQNKIGLTEAANGGDLFLDEIEALPLTQQAKLLRFLESGEVRKVGAKESITVKARVIVASNKPLDKMVAAGEFREDLLYRLASQRVQLPPLRDRLADIDELAQHFLAMERPRRNKQFTEDGLAALKTYNWPGNVRELKRMCEQLSLTSPLPFIRAEDVNQWLTPAATPAKAPSYTVIDFAKGLNTLVDEFEAHVIRTAMKQTKSIEEASQLLQVSRSNLYKKISDYNIQED; from the coding sequence ATGGCAAAAACTCGAGTATTTTCCCTACTTATCGTTGATGATGATCCACTCATTCACCAATCGCTCAAGATGAGCCTGCCCTCTTACTGGAAGGTGTTTTCAGCGCAAAAGCTGGAAGCTGTTCAGTTTGAACGTTTTTACCATGCGGCTTTCGTAGACATGCACTTGGAGCCTAATAAACCAGCAGTCGGCCCCCACGTGATCGAAAAACTTATGAAACACAATCCACAGCTGGAAGTCGTCGCGATGTCGGGTGATTTAAGCCGTGAATTAATGGAGTCTTGCCTTAAGGCTGGGGCGCAGCGTTTCCTAGCAAAACCATTGATGCCTGAAGAGATCGCCATGGTGCTCGAAAAAATCGAGGCCCTTTGGGATCTGCGCACGGTCGATCCACATTCCGACCGTAACTCCACACGTTGGGTGGGACAAAGCAAAGAGTCTCAAATGATCAAAAAGCGTCTGGCTGATTTGCGCGGCGAAAGCAAGCCGGTCTTGATCGAAGGCGAAACAGGTTGTGGTAAAGAAGTCGTCGCAAAACTTTTGCACGAACAAGAGGGTGAAAGACCTTTCATTGCCGTTAACATCGCCAGCATCCCTGATAATTTATTTGAATCCGAAATGTTTGGTCATGTGAAAGGTGCGTTCACCGGAGCAGATCAAAATAAAATCGGTCTGACAGAAGCTGCCAACGGTGGAGATTTATTCTTAGACGAAATCGAAGCGCTGCCCCTGACTCAGCAAGCGAAGCTTTTGCGCTTTTTAGAAAGCGGTGAAGTTCGCAAAGTCGGCGCGAAAGAATCCATCACGGTGAAAGCCCGTGTGATTGTCGCTTCCAATAAGCCACTTGATAAAATGGTGGCGGCGGGCGAGTTCCGCGAAGACCTTTTATACCGTCTTGCCTCTCAACGAGTTCAACTGCCACCCTTGCGTGACCGCTTGGCCGACATTGATGAATTAGCTCAGCACTTTTTGGCGATGGAGCGACCTCGTCGTAACAAGCAGTTTACGGAAGATGGCTTGGCCGCTCTTAAAACATACAACTGGCCGGGCAACGTCCGCGAACTAAAACGCATGTGTGAGCAACTCAGTCTGACATCGCCCTTGCCATTTATTCGCGCAGAAGATGTCAACCAGTGGTTAACACCCGCCGCGACGCCAGCTAAAGCTCCCTCTTACACTGTCATTGATTTCGCAAAAGGGCTAAATACTTTAGTTGATGAGTTCGAGGCGCATGTGATACGCACGGCGATGAAACAAACGAAGAGTATCGAAGAAGCTTCACAGCTTTTGCAGGTATCTAGATCGAATCTTTATAAAAAGATCAGCGATTACAACATCCAAGAGGACTAA
- the serA gene encoding phosphoglycerate dehydrogenase translates to MSELKILLTENIHAVAKERLSEEGFKVDLISHSPSEEELLKILPDYQVLGIRSKTEITKKVLEANKHLLTIGCFCIGTNQVDLPTARKWGVPVFNAPHSNTRSVAELVIAEMISLARQLGDRNTQAHLGGWVKSAEGAHEVRGKTLGIVGYGHIGSQVSVLAESMGLRVIFYDIVKKLPLGNAVGKATLGELLAESDFVTLHVPETAETKDMITKVELAWMKKGAHLINASRGTVVVIEDLVAALKEKHIAGCAIDVFPEEPASNKVKFTSPLQGIPNVILTPHIGGSTEEAQYAIGLEVAESFRRYLRIGSTSGAVNFPNVDLPVKQGTSRLLNVHRNEPGVLGEINGIISKAGANIEGQYLSTDPEIGYLVMDVHATQVQSLAEQIGKLERSIRTRVVY, encoded by the coding sequence ATGAGCGAGCTTAAGATTCTTCTGACTGAAAACATCCACGCCGTTGCGAAAGAAAGACTTTCCGAAGAAGGTTTCAAAGTGGATTTGATCTCGCACTCTCCCTCTGAAGAAGAATTGTTAAAAATTCTCCCTGATTATCAAGTGCTGGGCATCCGTTCAAAAACTGAAATCACGAAAAAAGTTTTGGAAGCCAACAAACACCTTCTTACGATTGGTTGTTTTTGTATCGGTACCAACCAAGTAGATTTGCCTACTGCCAGAAAATGGGGCGTCCCTGTTTTCAATGCGCCTCACTCCAACACGCGTTCTGTGGCCGAATTGGTTATTGCTGAAATGATTTCTTTGGCTCGTCAATTGGGTGATCGCAACACGCAAGCTCACTTGGGTGGCTGGGTGAAGTCAGCAGAAGGTGCCCATGAAGTTCGTGGAAAAACTTTGGGTATTGTCGGCTACGGTCATATCGGCAGTCAGGTGAGTGTCTTGGCGGAGTCGATGGGACTTCGTGTGATTTTCTATGACATCGTTAAAAAACTTCCTTTGGGTAATGCCGTTGGCAAAGCGACGTTGGGGGAATTGCTGGCAGAGTCTGACTTTGTTACATTGCATGTTCCTGAAACTGCAGAAACTAAAGACATGATCACGAAAGTGGAACTTGCTTGGATGAAAAAGGGAGCTCACTTGATCAATGCCAGCCGCGGAACTGTGGTGGTGATTGAAGATCTGGTCGCGGCCCTTAAAGAAAAACACATCGCGGGTTGCGCTATCGACGTGTTTCCGGAAGAGCCTGCGTCCAACAAGGTGAAGTTTACTTCGCCACTTCAAGGAATTCCGAATGTGATTTTGACTCCACATATCGGGGGGAGTACGGAGGAGGCTCAATACGCGATCGGTTTAGAGGTTGCAGAAAGTTTCCGCCGCTATTTGCGCATCGGTTCCACATCGGGTGCGGTGAACTTTCCAAACGTGGATTTGCCCGTCAAACAGGGGACTTCACGCCTGTTGAATGTGCACAGAAATGAACCCGGGGTTTTGGGTGAAATCAATGGTATCATCTCGAAAGCAGGGGCAAATATCGAAGGGCAATATCTTTCCACAGACCCTGAAATCGGGTACCTGGTGATGGATGTCCACGCCACGCAGGTTCAGTCTCTGGCCGAGCAAATTGGTAAATTGGAGCGCTCAATCCGCACCCGCGTCGTTTACTAA